TAAGCATTCTTGGAGTCCTCCTAGTTACCGGAAGGTTCGGGGGTgattctttttttcttctgatacctcttttttttttttttttcgaacCAAAGAGCCTAGTGATGCGCATTTAGTgtgaatatatatttttCTTGCTTTCTAGTACATACGAAATTGATATCCTTGGACTGTCGCTACCTGCTTCTTTCCGTATTCGTGTTTATCCCTGGTGGTTTTTGGCTCGCTGAGTAGCCCTGAATAGCCCTGAGCCCTCCCTGAGCGGTCTGACCTGATCACTGAGTAGAGGGTAAGCCGATGGGTGAGCAGCCTGAGTAAGGCAGCCTCAATAAAATGCATCATGCTAGTGCGTCAACCAATGTCTGCTTCCTATCGTATTGCTCCTGACTACCATTCCTTCTTAACCCCCCTGGTCCCTGGTCAGAGCGCTGGCATCAATCTGACGGTCAATTGTGGCCATGTCCCTCTCGATCGATCTGTATCCAACAAGCATGCTCAAAGCTCACAGGAACATAACCGGCTATCCTGTGAGCTAGGCTGAGATCCACAGGAGATTGAAAGCTCCCATGTCCATATTTTGCCCAGCTCTCCCCACCTATTTATGCCCATTCACTGCCCATGGTTTGTTTCCCTTCCCTCTGGTCAAATGCCCATCCCAACTTTTGCCCAAATTTTTGCCTCTCTCATGGGTTTCTTTGGGCCATCTACCGGCCATCCCCTGATCCAAGCCGTGCGATTCATTAAGTCCGATACGATCCCTAGTCGGATTGAACGAAAGTTGAGAACCGCCTTGGGCTGCAGAGACTGCCAGTTGAAACGGACAGTTGATGCTATGCTGACAAAACGACAGGCCAAGAAACTAATACACAAGTCAGAAGTAGCTATCCGATTCCTTTGGGGGGTGGGGTTTCACATCTTGTGCACTTAGATTATTGAGCAAGTTCATGTGATGATGTGAATTTGGCCAGCAGTGGTAAAGTGAGAACATAGAGCACCTTGAAACAGTCATCCTCCCAAAAATTTTATCCTGACTGGCATTTATTTCTGTGAACACAGCAGGATTGGTATATGACCATTGTTGAAGAGCACTATTTGTTACAAATGTGCAGCATATTGGTGCCTCAGACAGGAAACATCTTTCTGTATGCACGAGAACCAGTGATCAGTCTAATACATACCCTGCAGTACAAAGTACACCCCACCAAGTCTCGCTTATGCATGAATGTCGCATATATCGGGCATAGAAAGCGGCCATCGCTGAGAGTGGAGCATAGTGGATCACTGGTGTCATGCTCAGTTTGACATATTATTACTATATAAGCACACTCCCCATGGCCGCTACAGAAGCCGTAACCCCCTCAACTAATTCACCGTTCGACCTTTCTCAAGCTCAGTAAAGTACCTGCACAGGTATCTGTAGGCGAAGTTCTTGTCCCGGGTATCTATCGAGGCTGAAGGTCAACTGAATGACATATTTGCGGTATACCCATGGGGAGAAAAAAGTTGGTGGAGGAAATTTCATACTGGCACAATTGATGAGAAGTGCTGCATCAGTTACCCATCTTACTCCTCCACAACATCTTGTATGGCATTCTGTGAGAAAATCAGACTAAGCACATACATTCGCAATTGTGATAGCATCATGCAATCGAGCTGATTCAAGGtaccagagccagagtgTTCAGCATATTCCCATGTTGACAGTtccattttgcttttttgTCGAAAATGAACTGACGAGGATCCCGCCGTATCAAGAGAGTCGACAATTTCAAAGGAAGTCGGTATATGAGAGCGAGGAGTGACAAAAAACTAAGTTTTTGACatgagaagaatggaaaattCATCGAAGCTAGGTCCCGGAATGCTATCTGGACGAGCATGTCGTAACATGCATCATTTCAAATGGACATTAATCGTAGTTGACGGGTGAGCATTGGTCATAAAGATTGGATGCGGCTCTTGTGTCTCTACAGTCACATGACAATGCCGTTTTATATGAAAAAACGAGAAAGTTCTTTGATCAAAGAGACGATATTCGCCTGGGAAATCGTCAGGGCAGAGAGGCGGTTGAATGCCTGAGATCATATAGAGCTTAAACGGCTGCACTATTTCCCCAACAACATGCCCATCTTGAATGACCTGGGATCGAATTCGATAAGGAATATAGCAATGCGCGTACTCGATCGGATCCGAATCTACATCTCCGGAGTAACTAACGCAAGTTGATGGAGGTGTATCGAATGTCGAGATTTTCGACCCATATAGTGGGAGAACCTGATCAGAAACGTTGAAAGTAAACGGGACCGATATCTGCTGGGCACCAGATGGATTTCCCGTTGCAGAAACCCTGCTCTCTTGCACCGAAGAAAGTAGCCTGCCCCGGATTTGTCAACTggcattttttttttaaataaTTGTAATTACTTGCTCGTTGACCGTTTGTTTTGAGCCTATACGTGCTTTCCGACTGTAGGCAGATTTGGTTTATCAGATCACCTGCAGAATTAGCATCAAGGACGTTAATGTAAATTTGAGAGATGGAAAACCTTCCAGGGTCATTCTGAGCGAGCCAAATAGTGGGCTGTGACAGCTAAGCAAGACAGTACCACATAGTGGTGCGTGGTCGATTACGATAGGAAGAGGGTGTGCTTCCGTTCTTGGGAGGATGCCCTCATTATTGAACAGAGTCTCGATTTGCAATTGCATAACCATACGTGTTTGTTTAAGTCTGGGTCATTATTTAGTTAATCGTCTCAGCGACACAAACGTCTGCTTACTCACATGATGATTGTGCACAGGCGTGTGCTTTGGGTTTCTCTTCACAGCTGTCGCTCTGGTGCGAGCGGCAAAGGGCAGAATAGAAACATAAAATTTGATAGAGCTTGTGTACCATAACATGATCGTTAGAAGAGGACAGAAGCCACATATAATGCTCAAAGTTCGGCAAGTCGGATTCAGGGCATAGAAGTAAGGAGTTCAAGATGTGAATTCTACATACTGCTAGATTGAACATCCAACGGAGAAAGGAGGGCATGAGATCGGAATTAGAGGAATCGGAGATACGACGGTTCCACTTTCCACAGCAACATCTCCGATGCATGAAAACTGGAGCAAGTAAGAATTCACAAGGCTACTAGATAACCAGCCTACTTGTGCTGCTTGATGGGATCATGGGCTTCGGAGATGCTGTCGGAGATGCTGGCAGTCGAAAAGTATGTGATTATGAATGAGACAAGACCACCATAGTGGTTTAGCTTAGCTTTCAATACTTATATATTCCCTCATCCTTGTTAATTGGGCTTCGGTTTCATACCTAGGTAATCTTTGAGCAGCCAATCGCAATGGAGGCCTACTTCCAGTACCAACGAATTCGGCAAGCGGTTCGCCGGCACTTATCAGAACTCAGTCAAGAATGCGACTGCCAGGACCATATTGTCGGGTCTCTTCATAATGAGAGATAAGTGCTTGCGGAATGGTCTAAACGCTACTTATCTGACATGAGTTGCATAGCTGTCGTTTGAGCACTCATGACAGCACTTTGGAAAAACAACTCCCTGAGCAAGCGATTGTCTCAAGTGATTTCATACTCGTGGGCTGGGAAGGACAAGATGATCCGCTCAACCTTGCAAATCAGAGCGTCAAGCGAAAGCTGTTCATGACCTTCTTGGTCTCTTTAATAGCACTTTCTGTCTCTGCAGCATCTGCAATTGATGCTTGCGGTGTCAAGGAATATAGCGAGAACTTCCAAGTATCTGAAGTTGTTGGCTCTCTCGCGACAGGTATGATAAAATCTCTTTGTAATCGTGCTTCTCACAAGAGCTGATCTTTTACATCATATTAAAGGATTGTTCCTCATCGGATTTGCGTGCGGCTCCCTATTATCTGGCCCCTTTTCTGAGACCTTTGGGCGCAACGCAGTGTATTTAACGACGATGCTCATTTTTTTGATTTTTTATTATGGCCTCAGGACTCGCCCCGAGCCTGCACAGTCACCTTATTTTTCGCTTTTTCGCGGGCCTTTTCGCTTCTACTCCACTCAGCTGCGCTGGTAGCACAGTCGCAGATTTGTGGAACCCGGCGCAGAGGGCATATGCTTTTCCTGTCTATGCTATACCGGCATTCGCAGGGCCGATGATCGGCCAGATTGTTGGTAGCTACGTCCCCACTAGCTTGGGGTGGCGCTGGTTGGAATGGATCATGCTTATTATGGGGTCTCTAGTTCTTTTTATTGTTCTGTTGCTCCAGCCTGAGACATACGGTAATCTCATTCTGCAGTGGAAGGCAAGAATCCTTtggcaagaaactgggaacaAAAGATACAGAGCTCCGATGGGGATGAAACGCGAGAGTCTAGGCCAGCGTCTGAAGACCTCTGTATGCCGACCGTTTGCGATGTCCTACTCTGAGTTGATCATCCTCCTGATGTCGCTCTATTTAACCATCATCTATATCGTCCTCTTCACCTTTCTGGAGGGATACACGTACGTGTTTGGCGAGACATACGGCATCTCACAAGGACTCACTAGCCTTTGCTGGGCTGGTATGCTGGTTGGTATCCTGCTTGTCAGCTGTGTGGTGCCAGTGGTTTATTCCTGGACTTTGAAGGAGTACCAAAAAACCTCGGTCATTGCACCTGAGACAAGACTTTGGTATGCGATGCTTGGCGGTGCTCCAGCAGTGCCAATCAGTTTGTTCTGGATGGGATGGTCAAGTGATGTAAGTGCTCAGTTCTGTGAATAATATATCAGTGATTAacattcctttctttccctGCGCATTCAGCCATCTATTTCAATCTGGTCCCCGCTCGCCGCCTCCGTCCTCTTCGGCTACGGTATCACGACTATTTTCATCGCGGCCTATATGTATCTCATCGATTCCTACGATATATACTCGGCTTCCGCATTGGGATTTCTTGTTTTCACACGATATGTGGTTGCGGGAGGTGTAACTGTTGCTGGTGGCCCGATTTATCGCTCCATTGGTGTTCACTTCGCGCTTACGATCCTTGGTTCTATCAGTGGCATCATGGCTCCTGTTCCCTACTTGCTTCACATTTACGGACCGAGGATTCGAAAGCGCAGCAAGTATGCGGTGAACATCAACAAGGAATGATAGCTCTCGGAGAGTCGGGGATTACGGGCTACGGTAGACACAAAGGAAAACCAGAAAACCAATCCATATTGGACAGATCATACATACATGATTGCGTTTATTGTGAATATCTCTACATGTAAATAATAAATAATATCTGCTTTCTCGCAGTGCAGCCGAGGTTAcgcgcttgcagaagtagggacgGAAACGAGATaatatccaacaagcccatggatcttcgtggccacgggaacagcagtacgaaaccagcagcacgggacatacaacatgcggaatgagatatcaggatatgtgtattaagacgacgatgtacatagcgactaccattacggcggcttacccggctgccccgcaggacctgccgccactcggcctatagggctgacagatgcgtgtatgaacaataataataataataataataataataatctgCTTTCTCGCATTTACCGGCGCGTATGCAAAAAATAGCAAAGAATAGAATGGTAAAAGTCTTGGGTTCAACGACCTCTTACTACGTCTGCCTGACTACTGTGTGGGATGTACGTTATGCATGTGCCCGGGACTTAATCACTACTGTGACTTCCAATCGTGGGATCGCTGTTTCGTGGGAATGGCCAGAGTTTGGGCCGTTTTGGTCCATCGTACTTCCTGAGGATTGAGTAGTTTAGTAATGCTCTAAAACCATCTAAAGTAGCTGCCAGCGTCTTTAATACCTAGGAGAACAAAATGTACAGCAGATTTTCCAAATCCAGTCCAGTCCATTCAGAATGCTCCATGATCCATCCCCTTTTCGTGGAAATACGAAAGACAGCGCATTTTTGTAGAATAACGTAGCTCTTGCAATGGAGCCACTTTCAGCATCTTCACCATGGAAGAAGGATTTTTTTTCCCCATGATCGGTGAAAGTGAACAATAAAGTAACAAGAAAAGCGCGAAAGCAGGTTTTGAAGAGGAAATGGCAACTTACAGGGACCATGCAGGGACCAATTGCGAGATCTATTGATGAGATTGACCTTCTAATAGGATCTTATGCTATCATGCAATTCAGACCTTCCAAAAGGGAGGAATCTGATCACTGAGCATGGACTGGGTACGCACTGAGTACGCACCGAGTAATCTGATATCTCACTATCAGCGCATATACAGATCATCCCTTTAAAATAATTGCCACACCACCCCGGCTCAGCCATCAAGTCCAATATCCGCTAAAGACCCTCCCCCCAGCTTCACACCTACAATCCCATCCCAATTGTTGCTCGACGCGTCGAACCAGTCCTCATGCTCATTGCCACGAGATCAGCGGATCTAAGGATGTGGGACATAAGTGAGTGTGGATCTTGCTTGATTTCCATCTAGCCTGTAGCCAGTAGCTAAAACATCTGGGTAAGGTAACATTCTATCAATCCTTCTTCCCACCCATCTGATTGAAAAACGGACTCGATACATAAAACGGCCTCTTCCTAGCACCCTTCTCACTAGACAAAGTCTCCGTACTAGTCCCCGTCCCAATAAGCGCCTGCATTTTAAAAAACGCCTCATTCCCCACCAACTTCTCAACACTCCTCACCTCTTTGTCATTGAAACTCGCATCCGGAATCCCCTCAAAACTACTCTCCGGAGCCAGAATCCAAAACCTCCCACTTCCTCGACAAGCCTCCTCCATCCCATCCGCACTCCTATTAACCATACCCCTCCAAAACGccccttccccttccccaacaacaccagcaTCCTCAAGCATGGAGACAGCTCCAGCGACCCAGTCCTGGCAATTACCGACTTCGAATTCGGGGATATTAGCCATATCATCCCCGAAATCCGTCAACAGGTTACTTATCCGCGATCTGTCTTCATCAGAAAGTGAGAAGAGGATCTCGCAGCGGCCGCGCAAGACTGGGGCGTTGAGGGGTGGTGTACAGGACGATGCCCATGTGCGAGGGCCCGTCGCCGAGAGTGGCGTCGCCGCGAGCGTAGATGTTTATTGAGAGGGCGTGGGACAtgcttggtggtgttgaTTGAGGTGGTTTTTATGGATGCTTATGGGGATGGCAGGTATATATCGTTGGTGATATTCGTGCGAGACCCGCGGAGAGTGACTTAACTGCCTCACGAGATAAATTCAGTTAAAAAGGGGAGGTAGATGAGCGAAAAGCATTGGATGTCAATAACATTTAAGACAGTGAATAGAGCAGAGGAGAAATATTGAATGCTATTAGGGCTCATGAGCACACGTGAAACCCAAGTGAATGGCCACATTTACCCGAAAAGCCATGTGTATCCCATATTTGAAAATTCAGAAGCAGTCTACATACTTCCAGTAACGAGCCTGAAGATATTTTTCATTATTCACCTTTATTTCACCAATAGTttaaaagaaagaaataacCAAACTCCCTACTAAGCATAATTTACATTCTACATTCCATCGCCCTCACAGCATCTTATCCTACACATCCACCTACTCATTCATCTGCCGCAAAAGCGCCTGTAACTCAGGCCTCTTAACCGGCTTAATAAGAAATGTATCAATGCCCGACCCAAACGCTTCTTTCTGCGCATCCGCGCTGTCCAGCCCCGTCAGGGCCGCGATAATGATGGGCTGGGCGGAGTTGGACTGGTGCTTGTGCTGTTTCTCAATGCGGCGGATTTGGCGGGCTGCTTCGAAGCCGTCCATGACGGGCATGGATAGGTCTGTTTATGCATTAGAGGGAGATACAGAGAAGGAGGGAGGGAAGGGAGAAAAAGACATACCAATCACAACAACACCAAACCGGCCTGGCTGGGCCTTGTACGTCTCGACAGCTTCAACACCGTTCTTCGCTGTTAGGTAGTCGTACCCGCTTTTCTTCGTGTACACGGATAGCAACTGAAGGTTGAGGCTATTATCGTCCACCAGCAAGACAGACTTCCCAGTCGTGTGCTCTTCCGCACCCTCCTTGACATGCGACGATGGTTCGGTTCCATCACCACCCTCGCGACTGCGACTCCCACTTCCCATGGTATCAGCAGTCGGCCGCTTACTGATCTTCATTCGCTCATCTGGTGGATCGCTGGGATTAAGATTCAGCGGCAGATGCGACGATTCGGGCATTTCGACCCACCGCGTGGGCTCCTCAGGGCTGCTGGACTGCCCTGCCTGTTTTTCCAGCCGGCGCTTGATGCACAGGTCGAGGGCGCGAGCCAGCTTGCGCGGTCCGCAAGGTTGACTGATGAATTCGAAGATGGGCGATTCGTCACCGCGATTCTTGGCCGCGATGAACATGTTGTGCGCTTCTTCGGGTGACTGGCAAATCACCACGACGGGGGACCCGCCGTCGTCGCCCGCTAGATGCTGGCCTAAGTTAAACAGATTTCGACCCTCACGGTCTTCGTTATCGAGTTCAGTTTGCACCGCTAGGTAGAAGTCGTAGGGTTGGTGTTGACCCTGCATTGGAGATACTGTGGTAACGCTCAGGCCGAACCATTCCTGACATAGTCGCTCCAGGGACGAATACAGCGTGGAATCGCGCTTCGAGTGTAGCGAGGACCCAAAACCTAGCAGGCCCATCGACTTGCCCTCAACGTGACTTCGCAGCAACTGAAACACCGACGCGTCCGACGAGGGTGCAGGGTGGTGGGTGAGTGGAGTCCGGATAGTCATCGTGGTACCAACACCTTGGGTCGAGTTGACCTCGATAGAGCCACCGAGGGACCCCACCGCTTGTCGGACGATGCTCAGACCCAGCCCGCTTCCCGAGGCGAGCGCGTTCTCTTGCCTAAATGGGGTGAAAAGGTCCTTCTGCAGATATTCGGGGCCAATGCCCTTGCCGGTGTCACTGACGGTCAGAGTCACCTCATACTCCTCGGCTTCATCCTCAGAATCCGGACATGAgcgcttcttctttttcttttccttccggGAGGACTTGAGGCCGAGATGGATAAAGCCCGAAGAGGTGTACTTGAGAGCGTTGCCGAAGGTATTCATCAGGATGCGGCGCCAGGCGCCGGCATGTGTATGGAAGCTCCATTCGGCATCCTTGTCGATGTCGAAAATGATCGTGACTCGATTTGCCTCAGCTCCTGCGCGTTTCAATGATGCATCACCCGCTGCTCGCGAGAAGGAATCCGTCAAGGCTGGGGGCGGTGTTTGCGGATGGTTGTAGAAGCTGTAACCTGCGAAGACGCACTCCGTCACTTCTTCGAGCACCTGGTCTAGCTCCACTTGAGAATACGATGGCTTCTCGGCGCGGCTGCCGTCTGCTTCCCTACTGGCCTCCAGTGATTGACGTTGTGTGGCACGCTGCCGTGCCCCGAAAGGAGATCGTTTCTTCTGGTATTTGTCGATGAACGTGAAATCGAGCAGGTTATTGATGGTGTCCAGCAGGGTGCGGCCACAAGCCTCAATGGTATGGACCATGCCATGCTGGAGGGCGTTCATCGCCGTGTCACTCAGAATGTCGGAGGTGCCCAGAATGCCATGGAGCGGGTTGCGGAGCTCATGGGTGATGCTGCTGACGAGATTGGTCTTAGCCTTGTTCGCGATCTTTGCGTCGAGGCGTCGGATTTCCATCATGATGCTGTTtgcaaaggcagagatgtaCACGAGCTCGTTCTCGGTCGTGAAAACGCGTTCCGGACTATTTGTCCAGACCAGGTTGACGGCGAAGCACCGGTTCTTGTCCGTGTCCCACACGGGCAATACCATGATATTCCTGGCATCTGGAAAAAATTTGATTAGATGCTCGGCGTCTTGTATGAAAGAGTACTTTCCCCTTCGTTTGCTGGTGGGACGTCGCTTCTTAGTCTGCCGAGCCTTATCCTCTGGGCTCGATTTCTCGGACCCAGACGTGGCCTGAGAAATGCAATCGCTGTCGTCTGAGACTGCTCGATTGGCATTGTAGGAGAATATCTTGCCCCGAGGATACCGACGGAGCAGCGAGGTGAGCAGGGACTTCTCCACCGTAATCTCGGAGTCCGCCGTTGAGTTGCTATTGATACTAGATACCCGCGAGGTGGAAGAACCCAGACAGACGCAAGTCGAAGGGCCATGTGATTCCCCATTTTCCCCTTCCGAGGCCGAGGATGGCTGGCGTcgggatgatgaagatgacgagTCGGTCTCCTCGTCACTGCTCCCTGCGTCCTTGCCGGAGCCTGTTACTTTGCGACTGGTATTATTGACCAAATCACCGAATTTTTCACTGTTTGGATCGAAGAACATGACCCCTTCCGCGCCAATGGACTCCCGGATTAGGTTGGCCGCACGGGAGAATACAAGCTTGATACTGGACAATAGTACGTCTTCCTGGGGGCCCTCGTCGCCATCAAGAACGCCCCGGGATGACTTTGGTTTTTGTGAAGACTTATCTGGCCCATGACTGACTGTTTCTTGGTTGACGCCGTCTCCCCCACGCTGGGGATCCCGGTACGCGAGGGTCTTCTGATCAGTGCCCTTGGCCGCTTCTTGCAGATCCTGTTGTTCCATGTTCAACTGGCCCTCGACCATCTCCCCAGACTGCTCTGATGCCGCATACTGAGCACTAGCCTCACGCCACGAATGGCGCAGGGTGGCTCTGCCCTCGACAAAACTGCCCAGGCCCACAATCATGCGCTCGGCCTGCTGGCTGTTGTGGTACTCGCGCTCCGTCACCAAATGATCCATAACCGTAGAGGCCATATCCTTCAGAAACTGCAACGAATGCTCATCAATGCCCTCGGGGCGTGGCATATTGTCCCAAATGCTGTACGCGCCGATGACAAAACCGCGCGGACTGATAATGGGCACGGCCGCATAGAAACGCACATCAGATAGCTCATCTAGCAGCTGAGGGCACTCGAACCATTCCTCCATCACATccggcaccaccaccgcgCTCCCGTTCATGACCCACCTCACCTGGTCGTGCTCCAGGGACGGTAACCCGGAGACCAGATGGCAAAGACCCCTGTCTTTCGGAAACGAACAGCATCCTAGTCGTAGACGGTCACGGTCGTCGCGAACGTGGCCCCCGACCA
This sequence is a window from Aspergillus chevalieri M1 DNA, chromosome 5, nearly complete sequence. Protein-coding genes within it:
- a CDS encoding hybrid sensor histidine kinase/response regulator (COG:T;~EggNog:ENOG410QDVS;~InterPro:IPR001789,IPR003594,IPR003661,IPR036890, IPR036097,IPR011006,IPR004358,IPR029016,IPR005467;~PFAM:PF00512,PF02518,PF00072;~go_function: GO:0000155 - phosphorelay sensor kinase activity [Evidence IEA];~go_function: GO:0016772 - transferase activity, transferring phosphorus-containing groups [Evidence IEA];~go_process: GO:0000160 - phosphorelay signal transduction system [Evidence IEA];~go_process: GO:0007165 - signal transduction [Evidence IEA];~go_process: GO:0016310 - phosphorylation [Evidence IEA]), which gives rise to MAANAGTSAQPYFPLAQEREFFKYLPHDTSPSSSFNFARWQHECQPSRDTALVSFAQLGAFRLGAQRALISLFDRAQQHVLAEATPTLSLVGGHVRDDRDRLRLGCCSFPKDRGLCHLVSGLPSLEHDQVRWVMNGSAVVVPDVMEEWFECPQLLDELSDVRFYAAVPIISPRGFVIGAYSIWDNMPRPEGIDEHSLQFLKDMASTVMDHLVTEREYHNSQQAERMIVGLGSFVEGRATLRHSWREASAQYAASEQSGEMVEGQLNMEQQDLQEAAKGTDQKTLAYRDPQRGGDGVNQETVSHGPDKSSQKPKSSRGVLDGDEGPQEDVLLSSIKLVFSRAANLIRESIGAEGVMFFDPNSEKFGDLVNNTSRKVTGSGKDAGSSDEETDSSSSSSRRQPSSASEGENGESHGPSTCVCLGSSTSRVSSINSNSTADSEITVEKSLLTSLLRRYPRGKIFSYNANRAVSDDSDCISQATSGSEKSSPEDKARQTKKRRPTSKRRGKYSFIQDAEHLIKFFPDARNIMVLPVWDTDKNRCFAVNLVWTNSPERVFTTENELVYISAFANSIMMEIRRLDAKIANKAKTNLVSSITHELRNPLHGILGTSDILSDTAMNALQHGMVHTIEACGRTLLDTINNLLDFTFIDKYQKKRSPFGARQRATQRQSLEASREADGSRAEKPSYSQVELDQVLEEVTECVFAGYSFYNHPQTPPPALTDSFSRAAGDASLKRAGAEANRVTIIFDIDKDAEWSFHTHAGAWRRILMNTFGNALKYTSSGFIHLGLKSSRKEKKKKKRSCPDSEDEAEEYEVTLTVSDTGKGIGPEYLQKDLFTPFRQENALASGSGLGLSIVRQAVGSLGGSIEVNSTQGVGTTMTIRTPLTHHPAPSSDASVFQLLRSHVEGKSMGLLGFGSSLHSKRDSTLYSSLERLCQEWFGLSVTTVSPMQGQHQPYDFYLAVQTELDNEDREGRNLFNLGQHLAGDDGGSPVVVICQSPEEAHNMFIAAKNRGDESPIFEFISQPCGPRKLARALDLCIKRRLEKQAGQSSSPEEPTRWVEMPESSHLPLNLNPSDPPDERMKISKRPTADTMGSGSRSREGGDGTEPSSHVKEGAEEHTTGKSVLLVDDNSLNLQLLSVYTKKSGYDYLTAKNGVEAVETYKAQPGRFGVVVIDLSMPVMDGFEAARQIRRIEKQHKHQSNSAQPIIIAALTGLDSADAQKEAFGSGIDTFLIKPVKRPELQALLRQMNE
- a CDS encoding uncharacterized protein (COG:G;~EggNog:ENOG410Q07H;~InterPro:IPR036259;~TransMembrane:6 (i21-43o63-86i106-126o138-159i171-193o199-219i)) translates to MGMKRESLGQRLKTSVCRPFAMSYSELIILLMSLYLTIIYIVLFTFLEGYTYVFGETYGISQGLTSLCWAGMLVGILLVSCVVPVVYSWTLKEYQKTSVIAPETRLWYAMLGGAPAVPISLFWMGWSSDPSISIWSPLAASVLFGYGITTIFIAAYMYLIDSYDIYSASALGFLVFTRYVVAGGVTVAGGPIYRSIGVHFALTILGSISGIMAPVPYLLHIYGPRIRKRSKYAVNINKE
- a CDS encoding uncharacterized protein (COG:S;~EggNog:ENOG410PWXG), which translates into the protein MSHALSINIYARGDATLGDGPSHMGIVLSRISNLLTDFGDDMANIPEFEVGNCQDWVAGAVSMLEDAGVVGEGEGAFWRGMVNRSADGMEEACRGSGRFWILAPESSFEGIPDASFNDKEVRSVEKLVGNEAFFKMQALIGTGTSTETLSSEKGARKRPFYVSSPFFNQMGGKKD